A single window of Neospora caninum Liverpool complete genome, chromosome XII DNA harbors:
- a CDS encoding Translationally-controlled tumor protein,related, producing the protein MKVFKDVFTGDELCSDSYAQLAPMEDADLSEVAFEVATKRVVKGAEDYGIADNSEEDGGGVDSATETVIDVVDAFRLQETPFSKKEFGTYIKGYMQRVKTHLEKTQPDRVDKFMSGGQALVKKILGQFDDFQFFLGESADCEAGVVFAYYKDGEEAPRLIYIRDGLKEEKY; encoded by the exons ATGAAGGTGTTCAAGGACGTTTTCACTGGTGACGAGCTCTGCTCGGACTCCTATGCCCAGTTGGCCCCTATGGAAGACGCCGATCTGTCGGAAG TGGCCTTCGAGGTCGCGACCAAGCGCGTCGTCAAGGGCGCCGAGGACTACGGCATTGCAGACAACAG cgaggaagacggcggcggcgttGACAGCGCAACAGAGACAGTTATCGACGTTGTCGACGCGTTCCGTCTCCAGGAGACTCCGTTCTCGAAGAAGGAGTTCGGAACCTACATCAAGGGTTACATGCAGCGCGTGAAGACGCACTTGGAGAAGACCCAGCCCGACCGCGTTGACAAGTTCATGAGCGGTGGCCAGGCTCTTGTCAAGAAGATCCTCGGTCAGTTCGACGACTTCCAGTTCTTCCTTGGCGAGAGCGCAGACTGCGAGGCTGGTGTCGTGTTCGCCTACTAcaaggacggcgaggaggcgccgcgcctcaTCTACATCCGCGACGGTTTGAAGGAGGAGAAATATTAA